In a genomic window of Erigeron canadensis isolate Cc75 chromosome 5, C_canadensis_v1, whole genome shotgun sequence:
- the LOC122599585 gene encoding uncharacterized protein LOC122599585 yields MHFQMKVQPISFLETSENFETTPALTWTKPVLKSRLKRLFDRKNHNNSEKLVDGSELEPSSVCLAKMVENFMEDTTPLEKPKCSRNRCNCFNGNINDISDDDEESDISASEILKSLTPCSSVAQRNLLADTSKLVEKHKAISCKRKDELRKLVVEGLIFIGHDASICKSHWDKTSSYPAGEYEYVDVMMEGGQERVLIDIDFRSEFEIARPTGTYKAILNSLPYIYVGQADRLQQIISIISEAAKLSLKKKGMPVPPWRKPDYMKSKWLSPYTRTLSPSPSMILLPMPPTPPPTPDSKQNVNGSSVFSSQDFESECGVFEMIIGGDETTALGKSDDGFQSSAASVTWQPPAIKPRNVERGSKLVVTGLASLFKEKSI; encoded by the exons ATGCATTTCCAAATGAAGGTTCAACCCATAAGTTTCTTGGAAACAAGTGAGAATTTTGAAACAACACCGGCTTTGACTTGGACAAAGCCGGTGTTGAAGTCTCGGTTGAAGAGACTTTTTGATCGGAAAAATCATAACAATTCAGAGAAACTTGTTGATGGATCAGAATTGGAACCGAGTTCTGTTTGTTTGGCTAAAATGGTTGAGAATTTTATGGAAGATACTACTCCTCTTGAAAAGCCCAAATGCAGCCGAAATCGTTGCAATTGTTTTAATGGAAACATCAATGATATTTCGGATGACGATGAAGAATCCGATATCTCTGCTTCCGAAATTCTCAAG AGCTTGACGCCTTGTTCGAGTGTGGCTCAAAGAAACTTATTGGCAGACACATCGAAGCTAGTTGAGAAACACAAAGCAATTAGTTGTAAGCGAAAAGACGAGTTAAGGAAGCTTGTAGTGGAAGGGTTGATATTTATCGGTCACGATGCTTCCATATGTAAATCTCATTGGGACAAAACTTCTTCTTATCCGGCAG GTGAATATGAGTATGTAGATGTTATGATGGAAGGAGGTCAAGAAAGAGTACTAATTGATATAGATTTTAGATCAGAATTCGAGATAGCTCGTCCCACAGGAACATATAAAGCAATCCTTAATTCTTTGCCCTACATATATGTCGGCCAAGCCGATCGGTTGCAACAGATTATATCTATAATTTCTGAAGCAGCTAAACTGAGCTTGAAGAAAAAAGGAATGCCGGTTCCACCGTGGCGGAAACCCGACTACATGAAATCCAAATGGCTGTCTCCGTACACCCGAACACTCTCTCCGTCGCCGTCGATGATACTACTACCAATGCCGCCGACGCCACCACCGACACCGGACTCGAAACAGAACGTAAATGGGTCGTCTGTTTTTTCTTCACAAGATTTTGAGTCAGAGTGTGGGGTTTTTGAAATGATTATTGGAGGAGATGAAACGACGGCGTTGGGAAAATCCGATGATGGTTTTCAGTCGTCGGCAGCGTCGGTGACGTGGCAGCCGCCGGCGATAAAACCGAGGAATGTGGAGAGAGGGAGTAAATTAGTGGTCACCGGATTAGCTTCTCTCTTCAAAGAGAAAAGCATATGA
- the LOC122600186 gene encoding guanine nucleotide-binding protein subunit gamma 2-like: MQTEKSEPVRSVIADTRGKHRISAELKRLEQETRHLEEELDQLEKMEAASAACKEILNNVETRPDPLLPTTHGPANPSWDQWFEGPKDKSGCRCWIL; this comes from the exons ATGCAAACAGAGAAATCTGAGCCAGTAAGATCGGTGATAGCAGATACAAGAGGAAAACATAGAATATCTGCTGAATTGAAAAGACTTGAACAAGAAACTCGCCATTTAGAg GAGGAGCTGGACCAGCTTGAGAAAATGGAAGCAGCCTCCGCTGCATGCAAGGA AATATTAAATAATGTGGAAACAAGGCCGGATCCGTTACTTCCCAC GACACATGGGCCTGCAAACCCATCATGGGATCAATGGTTCGAGGGACCTAAAGATAAATCCGGTTGCAGATGCTGGATACTCTAA